The Thalassotalea sediminis genome includes the window ATAATGCTGTTTTAACCTTTGATGTTAACCATACATCATTACTGCGTGTTGCCAGTGACGTCACGTTACTTATGCGTATTTGATCATGAATATAGTCAACACCATTGACTTGGTTGATGGTTTTTATCGCGAGATCTTTTAAGTAGGTATTAGGCGCTTGCCCTACAACAAGTACTTTACCATTAACACTGACGACTTGAAGGTGCGTGTTATCTGATATACCTGCGACATTGGCGAGTTTAGCATGAGCTGCTATTTCAATTTTCTGATCATCAATTTGATTGCCAATTGAGCGATTGTCTGTAACGACACTCGCGCCACCCACAACCCCTACAACGGCTGCTGCAACACAACCTTGTAACATAGAAACGGTAGCGAGTAGCAATAATCCATTCGTTGCTTTCATAGGTTATTTATTCTTCGTCTTGCGGAAATAAGGTTGAATCAATAATATCGCATAAACAATGTATAACAACTAGATGAACTTCTTGAATACGTGCAGTACGTGAAGACGGTACGCGAATTTCTACGTCATTCTCACCAAGCAAACCAGCGATATCGCCACCATCTTTGCCTGTTAGGGCAATAATTGGCATATCGCGAGCCACTGCCGCTTCTATCGCTTTAATAACATTGCGAGAATTACCACTTGTTGAGATGGCAAGTAAAACATCACCAGCATTACCTAATGCTCGAACTTGCT containing:
- a CDS encoding BON domain-containing protein yields the protein MKATNGLLLLATVSMLQGCVAAAVVGVVGGASVVTDNRSIGNQIDDQKIEIAAHAKLANVAGISDNTHLQVVSVNGKVLVVGQAPNTYLKDLAIKTINQVNGVDYIHDQIRISNVTSLATRSNDVWLTSKVKTALFKKDDFDANNVKVVTENGEVFLMGLVSNKLASSAVEIARHVGGVNRVFKMFEIVEG